A genomic window from Oceanispirochaeta sp. M1 includes:
- a CDS encoding MFS transporter: MNQRIGRNIGLDYSFTFLNSLNLMHALWMIWLSLRGFSLLELGMLEGIFHGTSFLMEVPTGAVADLWGRRNSRIMGRIIFILSMLFLWWSHTFFFQAIGFMLTAIGYNLESGAGEALVYDSLVHLKREDDFMGIRGKKELIYQLAAIIAFLSGGYIATRNYDLVFILVLIISGLSLLNAMLMVEPPVVRSREAVTGSLLRRIFVSLGQQTRDSLLVIRKEPRIAYLIIFTESIFVFTTTQYFYLQTWWKFDGYTEWYMGIVFACQCLLAGLSAVLAPKMDKRFGEEKLLFIVPLMLLVSLWGVALSEYKALFFVLTGAFEGILMVTVSDYINKLIPGEFRATILSYQSMVFSLLMILIFPVVGWLGDMYSLDISFYAVAGTGTLMYFLYKAFETRKKAGKNLHKGSC, from the coding sequence ATGAACCAGCGTATCGGCCGGAATATCGGCCTTGATTATTCCTTTACATTCTTAAACAGCCTCAACCTGATGCATGCCCTGTGGATGATCTGGCTTTCCCTGCGTGGATTTTCACTATTGGAACTGGGTATGCTGGAAGGCATTTTCCATGGAACCTCCTTTTTGATGGAAGTCCCTACAGGTGCTGTTGCAGACCTCTGGGGGAGGCGGAACAGCCGGATTATGGGGCGAATTATCTTTATCCTCAGTATGTTATTTCTCTGGTGGTCACATACATTTTTTTTCCAGGCCATTGGTTTTATGCTGACTGCTATAGGATATAACCTGGAGTCAGGAGCCGGAGAAGCTCTGGTATATGATTCTCTGGTCCATCTGAAAAGAGAAGACGATTTTATGGGTATCCGGGGAAAGAAAGAGCTGATCTATCAGCTGGCTGCAATTATCGCTTTTTTATCGGGTGGTTATATCGCAACAAGGAATTATGATCTTGTTTTCATTCTGGTTCTGATAATTTCCGGTTTATCTCTTCTCAATGCAATGCTTATGGTGGAACCCCCTGTTGTAAGGAGCCGGGAGGCTGTTACAGGGTCTCTCCTGCGTAGAATATTTGTCTCTTTAGGGCAGCAGACCCGGGACAGCCTTCTTGTTATCAGAAAGGAGCCGAGGATAGCCTATCTCATAATTTTCACAGAGAGCATTTTTGTCTTTACAACCACACAGTACTTTTATCTTCAGACCTGGTGGAAGTTTGACGGTTATACAGAATGGTATATGGGTATTGTTTTTGCCTGTCAGTGCCTTCTGGCGGGCCTCTCAGCCGTTCTTGCTCCAAAGATGGATAAAAGATTCGGTGAGGAGAAACTGCTCTTTATAGTGCCCCTTATGCTGCTTGTTTCTTTATGGGGTGTTGCACTGTCTGAATACAAGGCACTGTTCTTTGTTCTCACTGGAGCCTTTGAAGGAATACTGATGGTGACTGTGAGTGATTATATCAACAAACTGATACCAGGAGAGTTCAGAGCAACAATACTCAGTTATCAGTCAATGGTTTTCAGCCTGCTGATGATACTGATTTTCCCTGTGGTGGGATGGCTGGGAGATATGTACTCTCTGGATATCTCCTTCTATGCTGTTGCCGGAACGGGCACCCTTATGTATTTTCTGTATAAAGCATTTGAGACTAGAAAAAAGGCAGGAAAGAACTTGCATAAAGGTTCTTGCTGA
- a CDS encoding response regulator, protein MRALIVDDDFISRKLMLKYLRPYCECDVAISGDEARTAFQLAWTENTPYEVIYLDIVIPGQNGLEVLKYIREFEVGRGITETAKVIMVSGLDDQSQVKNAYQFECDGYLIKPITLDKVLTVSKDAGVKLLNLYK, encoded by the coding sequence GTGCGTGCATTAATAGTAGATGATGATTTTATCAGCAGAAAGCTGATGCTTAAATATCTTAGACCATATTGTGAGTGCGATGTGGCCATCAGCGGAGATGAAGCTAGAACCGCATTTCAGCTGGCCTGGACCGAGAACACACCCTATGAGGTTATCTATCTTGATATCGTTATACCCGGGCAGAACGGTCTTGAAGTGCTCAAGTATATTAGAGAATTTGAGGTAGGCCGGGGCATCACAGAGACTGCCAAGGTAATCATGGTCTCAGGGCTGGATGATCAGAGTCAGGTAAAAAATGCCTATCAGTTTGAGTGTGACGGTTATCTGATTAAGCCCATTACTCTGGATAAGGTGCTCACCGTATCAAAAGATGCGGGTGTTAAGCTCCTTAATCTCTATAAATGA
- the pyk gene encoding pyruvate kinase, giving the protein MAIKSDFSRTKIIGTIGPACEDPMVLQQMMEAGLNVARVNCSHGEPAELMRLINYINETSSRLDCPLPILADLSGPKIRLGVLPNDIPVKKGDKVILCSNPDNKDPGKFTAGYPGLADDISVGHKILIDDGLIQLQVSKVNAPDIECEVMNDGILKSRKGINLPGVPISLSALTEKDRRDVAFLAKAEIDYIALSFVRRGEDIRELRALLKEQGCNLPIIAKVEKPEAVDDLESIIEEADIIMVARGDLGVEIPTEDVPIVQKKIIAMCNSENKPVITATQMLDSMITNPRPTRAEASDVANAVFDGTDAVMLSGETSVGQYPVEVVRTMKKIVKTAEQNMTEERLVTMRRREKLKTHEALICHAACMMAEQSDARFMVAITQSGRTARLLSQYRSSVPILAFTQNEKTIRYLSIVWGVKAERIMHVTDTDSTLKEALHLAKERGFVEAGDTVIYATGIPLLESKTTNMIKIEKIE; this is encoded by the coding sequence ATGGCTATTAAAAGTGATTTTTCAAGAACAAAGATAATCGGGACCATAGGACCTGCCTGTGAAGATCCTATGGTACTTCAGCAAATGATGGAAGCTGGACTCAATGTTGCAAGAGTGAACTGCTCACATGGTGAACCTGCTGAGCTGATGCGGCTGATCAACTATATCAATGAAACCTCCTCCAGACTTGATTGCCCCCTGCCCATTCTTGCTGACCTGAGTGGTCCTAAAATCAGGCTTGGTGTACTCCCTAATGATATCCCGGTAAAAAAAGGTGATAAAGTTATTCTCTGCAGTAATCCTGATAACAAGGATCCTGGAAAATTCACAGCCGGTTATCCTGGTCTTGCTGATGATATATCTGTGGGTCATAAAATACTGATAGACGACGGGCTGATTCAGCTTCAGGTAAGCAAAGTAAATGCTCCCGATATTGAATGTGAAGTTATGAATGACGGTATCCTGAAATCAAGAAAAGGTATAAACCTCCCGGGTGTTCCAATCAGTCTTTCCGCATTGACAGAAAAAGACAGAAGGGATGTAGCTTTCCTGGCGAAGGCAGAAATAGATTACATAGCTCTCTCCTTTGTTCGAAGAGGAGAAGATATCAGAGAACTGCGGGCTCTATTGAAAGAACAGGGCTGTAATCTTCCCATCATAGCCAAGGTGGAAAAACCTGAGGCAGTGGACGATCTTGAGTCCATCATAGAGGAAGCGGATATTATCATGGTGGCCAGAGGCGACCTTGGTGTTGAAATCCCAACAGAAGATGTCCCTATTGTACAGAAAAAAATTATTGCCATGTGTAACAGTGAAAATAAACCTGTCATCACAGCAACACAGATGCTGGACTCAATGATCACGAATCCCCGTCCCACCAGAGCCGAAGCCTCAGATGTGGCCAATGCGGTCTTTGACGGCACAGATGCAGTTATGCTCAGCGGAGAGACATCGGTTGGACAGTATCCAGTTGAGGTTGTCAGAACGATGAAAAAGATTGTAAAAACTGCAGAACAGAATATGACTGAAGAGCGGCTTGTGACAATGAGGCGCCGTGAAAAACTTAAAACTCATGAAGCGCTGATCTGTCATGCCGCCTGTATGATGGCAGAACAGTCGGATGCCCGGTTTATGGTAGCCATAACCCAGTCCGGACGCACAGCAAGACTCCTCAGTCAGTATAGATCCTCAGTTCCCATCCTGGCATTTACTCAGAATGAAAAGACTATCAGATACTTAAGTATTGTATGGGGTGTAAAAGCTGAAAGAATCATGCATGTGACAGATACTGATAGTACTTTGAAGGAAGCCCTGCATCTTGCAAAGGAGAGAGGATTTGTAGAAGCCGGCGACACAGTAATCTATGCTACCGGAATTCCTCTGCTTGAAAGTAAAACAACAAATATGATCAAGATTGAGAAAATCGAATAA
- a CDS encoding GGDEF domain-containing protein — MTEMKDGPNHVTLISICILVIAINLYSYLNNSITLFFLIIQLFSVSWISIFMSSHRLNIAGSLPMIIISPLMVLQLNTVNSLVIFHIIQALFAIHFLFKCNIKFRDRIIMYALFLGSYILSCYLHKGFSILEMAAYGGVLLHLLIISLGVATHQKDEIEKEADELRSKLLGIKDEYKDKEQDPLMGIFSKSGGMKVLKQTMKWSQRYEIPLTVCYMELNNSHEDYIYSMTRRIVNRVRESDTLFRLGKSEILLILPDCQKNDAASVMKSIQEILRNDREMEAVQFGLADFKGELKTSPNELIINANMAIA, encoded by the coding sequence ATGACAGAGATGAAAGACGGTCCCAATCATGTTACTCTTATAAGCATCTGCATTCTTGTTATCGCAATTAACCTATACAGCTATTTAAACAATAGTATCACTCTTTTTTTTCTGATTATTCAATTATTTTCGGTCTCCTGGATATCAATTTTCATGTCTTCTCATCGCCTGAATATTGCTGGCAGCCTTCCTATGATAATTATCTCCCCTCTAATGGTTCTTCAGTTGAATACTGTTAATTCACTAGTAATATTTCATATTATTCAGGCTCTATTTGCCATTCACTTCCTATTTAAATGCAATATTAAGTTCAGGGATAGAATTATTATGTATGCCCTGTTCCTGGGATCATATATTCTTTCATGTTATCTGCATAAAGGATTTTCTATTCTTGAAATGGCAGCTTACGGCGGAGTCCTTTTACATCTTCTGATCATATCACTGGGTGTTGCAACACATCAGAAAGATGAGATTGAAAAAGAAGCAGATGAACTCAGATCAAAATTGCTTGGCATAAAAGATGAATATAAAGATAAAGAACAGGATCCGCTGATGGGTATATTCAGCAAAAGCGGAGGAATGAAAGTTCTAAAGCAGACAATGAAGTGGTCACAGCGTTATGAGATTCCTCTGACAGTATGCTATATGGAGCTGAATAACAGCCACGAAGATTATATTTACTCTATGACCAGAAGAATCGTCAATAGAGTCAGAGAATCGGATACACTCTTCCGCCTTGGAAAATCAGAAATTCTTCTGATTCTACCGGACTGTCAGAAAAATGATGCGGCTTCCGTCATGAAAAGTATTCAGGAGATTCTCCGGAATGACAGAGAAATGGAAGCTGTTCAGTTCGGTCTTGCAGACTTCAAAGGTGAGCTTAAAACATCTCCCAATGAACTTATAATCAACGCTAATATGGCTATTGCATAA
- a CDS encoding LL-diaminopimelate aminotransferase, translating into MIQINENYSKLQASYLFVEIARRVAEFQSKNPGKELIKMGIGDVTKPLPEACLKAFHEGVDELASEESFKGYGPEKGYPFLREAIAVNDFQSRGVSITANDIFVSDGAKCDTGNFQELFSLDARIAVPDPVYPVYVDTNVMAGRSGEAVDGRYEGFSYLEGNEENGFVPSPEGLKADLIYLCYPNNPTGAVASKAQLQEWVDYAIANKALILFDAAYEAFIRDADVIHSIYEIPGAEKVAVEFRSFSKTAGFTGTRCAYTVIPTECQAYDSKGNAHNLQNLWNRRHSTKFNGVSYPVQKAAAAVYSDEGKQQVKALSDYYLNNASIILEKMKEAGFSCTGGVNSPYIWVNTGRDSWETFDMILNKAGVVLTPGSGFGNCGEGFIRISAFNSLENVEKAMDRIVEALK; encoded by the coding sequence ATGATACAGATCAACGAAAATTATTCAAAATTACAGGCATCTTATCTTTTTGTAGAGATTGCCAGAAGAGTTGCGGAATTCCAGAGCAAAAATCCTGGAAAAGAACTGATAAAGATGGGCATAGGTGATGTAACCAAACCCCTTCCTGAAGCTTGTTTGAAAGCTTTTCATGAGGGAGTGGATGAACTTGCCTCTGAAGAGAGCTTTAAGGGTTACGGCCCCGAGAAAGGTTACCCCTTTCTGCGTGAAGCCATTGCTGTAAATGATTTTCAGAGCCGTGGTGTATCCATAACTGCAAACGATATTTTTGTCAGCGATGGAGCCAAATGCGATACAGGTAATTTCCAGGAACTATTTTCACTGGATGCAAGGATTGCAGTTCCAGACCCTGTATATCCTGTTTATGTTGATACAAATGTTATGGCAGGACGTTCAGGAGAGGCCGTAGATGGTCGCTATGAAGGTTTCAGCTATCTTGAAGGTAATGAAGAAAATGGTTTTGTTCCTTCTCCTGAAGGTCTGAAAGCTGATCTTATTTATCTGTGCTACCCCAATAACCCCACCGGTGCTGTTGCCAGCAAGGCTCAGCTGCAGGAATGGGTTGATTATGCCATAGCCAATAAAGCACTGATTCTCTTTGATGCAGCCTATGAAGCATTTATCAGAGATGCAGATGTAATACACAGCATCTATGAAATTCCCGGTGCCGAAAAAGTTGCCGTTGAATTCAGAAGCTTCTCCAAAACAGCGGGTTTTACAGGAACAAGATGTGCCTATACCGTTATTCCCACAGAATGTCAGGCTTATGATTCTAAAGGGAATGCACATAATCTGCAGAATTTATGGAACAGAAGACATTCAACCAAATTCAACGGTGTTTCCTACCCCGTTCAGAAGGCCGCTGCAGCAGTCTACTCGGATGAAGGGAAACAGCAGGTAAAAGCCCTGAGTGATTACTACCTGAATAACGCATCTATCATTCTTGAAAAGATGAAGGAAGCAGGTTTCAGCTGTACAGGTGGAGTGAACTCCCCCTATATCTGGGTCAACACCGGTAGAGACAGCTGGGAAACATTCGACATGATCCTTAACAAGGCTGGAGTTGTACTGACTCCCGGTAGCGGTTTTGGAAATTGCGGTGAAGGTTTTATCCGGATCAGTGCATTCAACAGTCTTGAAAATGTAGAGAAAGCAATGGACAGAATAGTAGAAGCACTTAAATAA
- a CDS encoding aminopeptidase, which yields MTDPRLEKLADSLVNYATELKKGEKVLINMNGDQSEQLVSAVIKKVYEAGAIPFLNHTNPRLLRGLLLNATEEQMDIMAESDRLLMSHMDAFIGIGSTRNPSETSDVPGDRMKIYMEKYVTPVHMEERVKNTRWVVLRYPTNSMAQSSGRSLEGFEDFYFQVCNLDYAKMSKAMDKLVKLMEGTDKVRITGPGTDLSFSIKGMSAIKCDGKVNIPDGEVYTAPIKDSIQGTLSYNCPAVYMGSTYENIVFRFENGKIVEAKANDTEKINKVLDTDDGARFIGEFAIGVNPYILNPMKNTLFDEKIMGSFHFTPGNAYDNADNGNKSSVHWDLVCIQTEEYGGGQIYFDDVLIRENGLFIHPELLDLNPENLK from the coding sequence ATGACAGATCCCCGACTTGAAAAACTGGCAGACTCTCTGGTCAACTATGCCACTGAGCTTAAAAAGGGTGAAAAAGTCCTTATAAATATGAATGGAGATCAGTCGGAACAACTGGTATCTGCTGTAATAAAAAAAGTTTATGAAGCAGGGGCTATTCCCTTTCTGAATCATACCAATCCCCGTTTGCTCCGGGGGCTCTTATTAAATGCCACAGAAGAACAGATGGATATTATGGCCGAGTCCGATCGCCTTCTGATGAGTCATATGGATGCCTTTATAGGAATAGGCAGCACCAGGAACCCTTCCGAAACCAGTGATGTTCCCGGTGACAGAATGAAGATTTATATGGAGAAATATGTCACTCCTGTCCATATGGAAGAGCGGGTGAAGAATACACGCTGGGTAGTTCTCCGCTACCCTACAAACTCAATGGCACAGTCCTCAGGCCGAAGCCTTGAAGGTTTCGAAGACTTTTATTTCCAGGTCTGCAACCTGGATTATGCCAAAATGTCCAAAGCCATGGATAAACTTGTGAAATTGATGGAAGGTACTGATAAGGTCAGGATAACCGGACCAGGTACTGATCTCAGCTTCTCTATAAAGGGTATGAGCGCCATCAAATGTGATGGCAAGGTGAATATTCCCGACGGTGAAGTGTATACAGCGCCTATAAAAGATTCTATTCAGGGAACACTCAGCTACAACTGCCCGGCAGTCTATATGGGATCAACCTACGAGAATATAGTATTCCGCTTTGAAAATGGTAAAATTGTTGAGGCAAAAGCCAATGATACAGAGAAGATTAACAAGGTTCTTGATACCGATGATGGTGCCCGATTTATCGGTGAGTTTGCCATCGGTGTGAATCCTTATATCCTCAACCCCATGAAAAACACTCTTTTTGATGAAAAGATAATGGGAAGTTTCCATTTTACACCAGGGAATGCATATGATAATGCTGATAACGGTAATAAATCCTCTGTCCACTGGGATCTGGTATGTATCCAGACCGAGGAATACGGCGGAGGTCAGATCTATTTTGATGATGTTCTGATAAGGGAAAATGGTCTTTTCATTCACCCGGAACTTCTTGATCTCAACCCGGAGAATTTAAAATAA
- a CDS encoding folylpolyglutamate synthase/dihydrofolate synthase family protein, with the protein MLQKFVDIDEAFAWIESFTNLEKDAKERKSHYRPERMAEVLEHFGNPHLACRVIHTAGSKGKGSTSVLLASGLSQNGWKTGLYTSPHVLHYRERIQIDSSPLEDQKYIDCISFIKEKLDIRLPGGTEPTTFELLTLLAFQLFKEENCDFCVIETGLGGRLDATNAVKPEASVLTPIELEHTQWLGDTLEAIAGEKAGIIKPDTPVFSAPQKAEVESVFRQKASEQNAPFQILNEQIKNIESTVSSEGTSYAIEYKDGRNVVGKLKLPGHIQAWNAALALNVLTTLYPEVDEPIWLEGFAKASLPGRMEILSKDPLIVLDGSHTPCSVTLALESFRSISNETADKILLFACQDDKDAETMAGILSSAFSKIVITTPGFFKKSSPERVYKAFSSIRKGCILEEDPGEALKSVLSEEMDVLIMGSFILAGAVKKLYGVQ; encoded by the coding sequence ATGTTACAAAAATTCGTTGATATCGATGAAGCCTTTGCCTGGATAGAGTCTTTCACTAATTTAGAGAAAGATGCTAAAGAGAGAAAAAGTCATTATCGACCGGAGAGAATGGCTGAGGTCCTGGAACATTTCGGGAACCCCCATCTGGCCTGTCGTGTTATTCATACTGCCGGGTCCAAGGGCAAGGGTTCGACATCCGTACTCCTGGCATCCGGGCTGAGTCAGAATGGATGGAAAACAGGACTCTATACTTCTCCCCATGTGCTTCATTACAGAGAGAGGATTCAGATAGATTCCTCACCCCTTGAGGATCAGAAGTATATTGACTGCATCAGTTTCATTAAAGAGAAGCTGGATATCCGGCTTCCCGGCGGAACCGAACCCACGACCTTCGAACTTCTCACTCTGCTGGCCTTTCAGCTTTTTAAAGAAGAGAACTGTGATTTTTGTGTTATAGAAACCGGTCTGGGAGGGCGCCTGGATGCCACTAATGCGGTAAAACCTGAAGCTTCGGTGCTTACACCCATTGAGCTTGAACACACTCAGTGGCTGGGTGATACTCTTGAAGCTATTGCCGGCGAAAAAGCGGGTATCATAAAGCCGGATACTCCGGTTTTTTCAGCCCCTCAGAAAGCAGAGGTTGAATCTGTATTCCGACAGAAGGCCTCGGAACAGAATGCCCCCTTCCAGATTCTGAATGAACAGATTAAAAATATAGAAAGCACAGTAAGCTCTGAAGGAACTTCCTATGCAATTGAATATAAAGATGGAAGAAATGTAGTGGGAAAGCTCAAACTCCCGGGTCATATACAGGCCTGGAATGCAGCATTGGCCCTCAACGTATTAACTACACTTTATCCTGAGGTTGATGAGCCGATATGGCTTGAAGGTTTTGCAAAAGCCAGTCTGCCTGGAAGGATGGAGATTCTCTCAAAGGATCCTCTTATTGTTCTTGATGGTTCCCATACTCCCTGCTCTGTAACCCTGGCACTTGAGAGCTTTCGTTCAATTTCAAATGAAACTGCTGATAAAATACTGCTCTTTGCCTGTCAGGATGATAAAGATGCCGAAACAATGGCCGGTATTCTCAGCAGTGCATTTTCAAAGATTGTGATTACCACTCCGGGATTTTTCAAAAAAAGCAGTCCTGAGCGTGTCTATAAGGCCTTTTCCTCTATCAGGAAGGGCTGTATTCTGGAAGAAGATCCAGGAGAAGCATTAAAATCAGTATTGTCAGAAGAGATGGATGTCCTGATTATGGGCTCCTTTATACTGGCCGGTGCAGTAAAAAAATTATATGGAGTTCAATGA
- the hisD gene encoding histidinol dehydrogenase — MKINRYVWKTMSPLDREKLYSRSEINIKDVSESVEKIIRDVREKGDAALLDYNHRFDGTPVNMNLRVSKEEFDRAATLISDDVKDALEYSIDNVRRFHLTQKPEAMSMIEIQPGLLAGEKAIPLDSAGLYVPRGRGNFPSMLYMLAVPAVVAGVKRVCVVTPPDKEGNVDPACLYAARLCGVEEVYKVGGAQAIAALAYGTESIARVHKLSGPGSMYVAAAKRLLFGQVDVGLPAGPSESIVIADGSADPRKVALDLMIEAEHGSDSAALLITDSKVCADACEKEIRSLTKALPEPRKTFVEDVMKGYGGIILTDSVEDSAEVANLFATEHLQIQTAEPFQILNMIRHAGEILLGDNTPFSIANYAVGPNAVLPTGGNARTWSAVSVRDFIKYSSVIYSDETALKEISSRVECLADYEGFTTHGDALRKRR; from the coding sequence GAAGACAATGAGTCCTCTGGACAGAGAAAAACTTTATTCCCGTTCCGAGATTAATATAAAGGATGTTTCCGAATCTGTTGAAAAGATCATCAGGGATGTCCGTGAAAAAGGCGATGCCGCACTCCTGGATTACAACCATAGGTTCGACGGGACTCCTGTCAACATGAATCTGAGAGTCAGTAAAGAAGAATTTGACAGGGCAGCAACCCTGATTTCCGATGACGTAAAGGATGCACTTGAATACTCCATCGACAATGTGAGGCGTTTTCATCTGACACAGAAACCTGAAGCTATGTCCATGATTGAAATACAGCCGGGACTTCTTGCAGGAGAAAAGGCTATTCCTCTCGATTCTGCCGGTCTTTATGTACCCCGAGGACGGGGGAATTTTCCCTCAATGCTTTATATGCTTGCAGTTCCCGCGGTGGTTGCAGGTGTAAAAAGAGTTTGTGTAGTCACCCCTCCGGATAAGGAGGGGAATGTTGATCCGGCATGTCTTTATGCCGCCCGCCTCTGCGGTGTTGAAGAAGTTTATAAGGTCGGCGGAGCTCAGGCTATAGCAGCTCTGGCTTATGGTACTGAAAGCATTGCCAGGGTACATAAACTCAGCGGTCCGGGCAGCATGTATGTAGCCGCCGCAAAAAGACTGCTCTTCGGTCAGGTAGATGTGGGACTCCCCGCAGGCCCTTCCGAGTCCATTGTTATAGCAGACGGTTCTGCTGATCCCCGTAAAGTTGCTCTGGATTTGATGATTGAGGCAGAACATGGTTCCGATTCGGCTGCCCTTCTTATAACCGACAGTAAAGTCTGTGCCGATGCCTGTGAAAAAGAGATCAGATCCCTTACAAAGGCCCTGCCTGAACCTCGCAAAACCTTTGTTGAAGATGTCATGAAGGGCTATGGTGGTATTATTCTAACTGATTCGGTAGAAGATTCTGCAGAAGTTGCCAACCTCTTTGCAACAGAACATCTTCAAATTCAGACAGCCGAACCTTTTCAGATACTCAATATGATCCGTCATGCAGGTGAAATTCTACTTGGAGACAATACACCCTTCTCTATCGCTAATTATGCGGTGGGTCCTAATGCAGTACTTCCCACTGGCGGAAATGCGCGGACATGGTCTGCCGTATCGGTAAGAGATTTTATCAAATATTCATCAGTTATTTACTCAGATGAAACAGCATTAAAGGAGATCTCTTCACGAGTTGAATGTCTCGCTGATTATGAAGGATTTACCACACACGGGGATGCCCTGAGGAAGCGGAGATAA